From the genome of Anticarsia gemmatalis isolate Benzon Research Colony breed Stoneville strain chromosome 13, ilAntGemm2 primary, whole genome shotgun sequence, one region includes:
- the sog gene encoding chordin short gastrulation isoform X2 — MLPALVLLALAALGPAAARRHAPDLREDEPARRTTRTAECLFGKQAMELGSKWFADLGPPFGVMYCIKCECVAVQKKRRVVAKVHCRNIKNECPEPSCDTPVLLPGRCCKTCPGDLNSPDIVQEDSPVVITTDEDEHNMKYFASFLTGRSPLCVRRDDMSGVPVAPGVATARFTFRRRHLYWSVLLSPSMKSQPRALAFLDREGRVLLEQSLKKIPGIHATYEEKTDKLCGVWRRVPRQYKTLLRDGDLHVALLWGDARNNTIDSALSGRIDRYPALSSEMFTTLLEPEHPPTSIGQGACLDYPTMEYEDGWWGGTAVITAVAGATPSLYLALVFNGVFPKATGTSHLVRVVLTLPEKNQTIIDQRVSKPHYDVNVLEVSTPVSAAELRSLARGRLFLTVEAVDSPERRIVGSVRQKAACELYNAPLVAERLPATPAPEGLALLYIDKEGSLVYDIQVDNLGVTDPKITLVEEQGKRHSQVEILDTRIGVLARPSARIFQPLYEEQLAVHISAETGPPLLRGRLTSRMLPDAAGSGPALLRRTGQVRLPANMAGLAWLSVDSLCGLYYETVVTGGNARSWSSWWLETHTGEGGARELGSEEGWVLEPTAAELVALHVGAAYLELRHDNITVLLRTRVPQISVPLSCLPAVPGTADNELSSKFTPGPGDGQGPDYSLLLPRMNVNYCTQRDKFYKLGEIWTDTETCSKCWCELGVVRCEPVQCPIVNCLVPTIKPSGQCCPICTNSSTAVWSENGSCVLAGQSYAPGSSWHPYLVPGGYDTCAICTCNFQTRQIQCPRVRCPPLKCSEKEAYRPNKKDCCRVCPPEVKIKKPDEETPKDQGAPRTAEEILAEGGCKFPDGPLPNGKEVHPSIHSHGEQRCVTCRCKDGEVTCVRKRCGRAACSRRRRVDACCACARHRRQRRTERPQHSAHAPRAAHPSAPS; from the exons AGTGTCTGTTCGGCAAGCAAGCGATGGAGCTCGGTTCAAAGTGGTTCGCTGATCTTGGCCCGCCCTTCGGCGTAATGTACTGCATCAAATGTGAGTGTGTTGCG GTACAAAAGAAACGGCGTGTGGTAGCGAAGGTCCATTGCCGGAACATCAAGAACGAGTGTCCGGAGCCCTCGTGCGACACGCCAGTCCTCCTGCCTGGCAGATGCTGCAAGACCTGCCCCGGAGATCTGAACT CTCCTGATATCGTGCAAGAAGACAGTCCCGTCGTCATTACGACAGATGAAGATGAACACAACATGAAAT ATTTTGCATCATTTCTTACTGGCCGATCCCCGCTGTGTGTGCGGCGTGATGACATGTCAGGGGTGCCAGTTGCCCCGGGGGTAGCGACTGCACGGTTTACGTTTCGGCGTCGTCACCTCTACTGGTCGGTCCTACTGAGTCCCTCGATGAAAAGCCAGCCGCGGGCACTCGCCTTCCTTGACCGTGAAGGACGAGTACTTTTAGAACAGTCATTGAAGAAAATACCAGGGATTCATGCCACTTATGAAGAAAAAACAGATAAG CTGTGTGGCGTATGGCGTCGAGTGCCGCGCCAGTACAAGACGTTGCTGCGAGACGGCGACCTGCACGTCGCGCTCCTGTGGGGCGACGCCAGGAACAACACCATCGATAGCGCACTCAGCGGCAGAATCGACAG GTATCCAGCTTTATCATCGGAAATGTTCACTACGTTGTTGGAGCCTGAACACCCGCCTACTTCAATTGGCCAAGGCGCATGCCTGGACTATCCTACAATGGAGTACGAAGATGGATGGTGGGGAGGCACGGCGGTGATCACGGCGGTCGCTGGTGCCACACCAAGTCTTTACTTGGCCCTTGTATTCAATGGAGTGTTTCCTAAGGCTACCGGCACTTCTCATCTGGTCCGAGTAGTGCTTACACTACCAGAGAAGAACCAAACCATCATTGATCAG AGGGTAAGCAAACCCCATTATGACGTCAATGTTCTTGAAGTTTCTACGCCTGTATCAGCTGCCGAACTGCGGTCTCTAGCACGAGGACGACTCTTTCTCACGGTTGAAGCGGTCGATTCTCCTGAGAGACGTATTGTAGGCAGTGTCAGACAGAAAGCTGCTTGTGAACTGTACAATGCTCCGTTAGTAGCTGAAAGATTGCCAGCTACACCTGCCCCCGAAGGACTTGCCTTGCTTTACATCGATAAAGAAGGATCTCTCGTCTATGACATACAG GTTGACAATTTGGGTGTGACCGACCCCAAAATCACTTTAGTGGAAGAGCAAGGCAAGCGTCATTCGCAAGTGGAGATCTTGGATACACGAATTGGCGTGTTGGCGAGACCGAGTGCGAGGATTTTCCAACCCTTGTACGAAGAACAGTTAGCAGTACATATAAGTGCAGAAACTG GTCCGCCACTGCTCCGAGGTCGTCTCACATCGAGGATGCTGCCAGATGCGGCAGGGTCTGGCCCGGCGTTGTTACGTCGCACTGGACAAGTTCGTCTGCCTGCCAATATGGCTGGCCTGGCCTGGCTCTCCGTTGATTCGTTGTGTGGACTTTATTATGAG aCGGTAGTCACCGGAGGCAACGCAAGATCCTGGTCGTCCTGGTGGTTGGAGACACACACTGGAGAAGGTGGGGCGAGAGAACTGGGCAGTGAGGAGGGCTGGGTGTTGGAGCCCACGGCTGCAGAGCTCGTGGCCCTGCACGTCGGAGCCGCTTACTTGGAGCTCAGACATGATAACATTACTGTGTTGTTACGCACCAGAGTACCACAG ATTAGCGTGCCTCTATCGTGTCTGCCAGCAGTGCCAGGTACAGCGGACAATGAACTCAGTTCCAAGTTCACGCCCGGGCCAGGGGATGGCCAGGGGCCTGACTATTCCTTGCTTCTACCGAGGATGAACGTCAACTACTGCACGCAAAGGGACAAGTTCTACAAACTTGGGGAGATTTGGACAGATACTGAG ACATGTTCAAAATGTTGGTGTGAGCTGGGCGTGGTTCGTTGCGAGCCGGTGCAATGTCCCATAGTCAACTGCCTGGTGCCCACCATCAAGCCATCTGGACAGTGTTGTCCCATTTGTACTA ATTCGTCAACAGCAGTTTGGTCAGAAAACGGCAGCTGTGTCCTAGCAGGTCAGAGCTATGCTCCGGGCTCCTCCTGGCATCCATACCTAGTGCCGGGAGGCTACGACACGTGCGCCATCTGCACGTGCAACTTCCAAACGAGACAGATACAATGCCCTCGAGTACGATGCCCTCCGCTTAAGTGTAGCGAGAAGGAGGCCTACAGGCCGAATAAGAAGGACTGTTGCCGAGTTTGTCCGCCAGAG gttAAGATAAAGAAACCGGACGAAGAAACACCAAAGGACCAGGGAGCACCCCGCACAGCCGAGGAGATCCTCGCCGAAGGAGGGTGCAAGTTTCCCGACGGACCTTTACCCAACGGCAAGGAGGTGCACCCGTCCATCCACTCGCACGGGGAGCAGAGATGCGTCACGTGCCGGTGCAAG GACGGTGAGGTGACATGCGTGCGCAAGCGTTGCGGGCGTGCCGCGTGCTCGCGGCGGCGCCGCGTGGACGCGTGCTGCGCGTGCGCGC
- the sog gene encoding chordin short gastrulation isoform X1: MLPALVLLALAALGPAAARRHAPDLREDEPARRTTRTAECLFGKQAMELGSKWFADLGPPFGVMYCIKCECVAVQKKRRVVAKVHCRNIKNECPEPSCDTPVLLPGRCCKTCPGDLNSPDIVQEDSPVVITTDEDEHNMKYFASFLTGRSPLCVRRDDMSGVPVAPGVATARFTFRRRHLYWSVLLSPSMKSQPRALAFLDREGRVLLEQSLKKIPGIHATYEEKTDKLCGVWRRVPRQYKTLLRDGDLHVALLWGDARNNTIDSALSGRIDRYPALSSEMFTTLLEPEHPPTSIGQGACLDYPTMEYEDGWWGGTAVITAVAGATPSLYLALVFNGVFPKATGTSHLVRVVLTLPEKNQTIIDQVQRVSKPHYDVNVLEVSTPVSAAELRSLARGRLFLTVEAVDSPERRIVGSVRQKAACELYNAPLVAERLPATPAPEGLALLYIDKEGSLVYDIQVDNLGVTDPKITLVEEQGKRHSQVEILDTRIGVLARPSARIFQPLYEEQLAVHISAETGPPLLRGRLTSRMLPDAAGSGPALLRRTGQVRLPANMAGLAWLSVDSLCGLYYETVVTGGNARSWSSWWLETHTGEGGARELGSEEGWVLEPTAAELVALHVGAAYLELRHDNITVLLRTRVPQISVPLSCLPAVPGTADNELSSKFTPGPGDGQGPDYSLLLPRMNVNYCTQRDKFYKLGEIWTDTETCSKCWCELGVVRCEPVQCPIVNCLVPTIKPSGQCCPICTNSSTAVWSENGSCVLAGQSYAPGSSWHPYLVPGGYDTCAICTCNFQTRQIQCPRVRCPPLKCSEKEAYRPNKKDCCRVCPPEVKIKKPDEETPKDQGAPRTAEEILAEGGCKFPDGPLPNGKEVHPSIHSHGEQRCVTCRCKDGEVTCVRKRCGRAACSRRRRVDACCACARHRRQRRTERPQHSAHAPRAAHPSAPS, encoded by the exons AGTGTCTGTTCGGCAAGCAAGCGATGGAGCTCGGTTCAAAGTGGTTCGCTGATCTTGGCCCGCCCTTCGGCGTAATGTACTGCATCAAATGTGAGTGTGTTGCG GTACAAAAGAAACGGCGTGTGGTAGCGAAGGTCCATTGCCGGAACATCAAGAACGAGTGTCCGGAGCCCTCGTGCGACACGCCAGTCCTCCTGCCTGGCAGATGCTGCAAGACCTGCCCCGGAGATCTGAACT CTCCTGATATCGTGCAAGAAGACAGTCCCGTCGTCATTACGACAGATGAAGATGAACACAACATGAAAT ATTTTGCATCATTTCTTACTGGCCGATCCCCGCTGTGTGTGCGGCGTGATGACATGTCAGGGGTGCCAGTTGCCCCGGGGGTAGCGACTGCACGGTTTACGTTTCGGCGTCGTCACCTCTACTGGTCGGTCCTACTGAGTCCCTCGATGAAAAGCCAGCCGCGGGCACTCGCCTTCCTTGACCGTGAAGGACGAGTACTTTTAGAACAGTCATTGAAGAAAATACCAGGGATTCATGCCACTTATGAAGAAAAAACAGATAAG CTGTGTGGCGTATGGCGTCGAGTGCCGCGCCAGTACAAGACGTTGCTGCGAGACGGCGACCTGCACGTCGCGCTCCTGTGGGGCGACGCCAGGAACAACACCATCGATAGCGCACTCAGCGGCAGAATCGACAG GTATCCAGCTTTATCATCGGAAATGTTCACTACGTTGTTGGAGCCTGAACACCCGCCTACTTCAATTGGCCAAGGCGCATGCCTGGACTATCCTACAATGGAGTACGAAGATGGATGGTGGGGAGGCACGGCGGTGATCACGGCGGTCGCTGGTGCCACACCAAGTCTTTACTTGGCCCTTGTATTCAATGGAGTGTTTCCTAAGGCTACCGGCACTTCTCATCTGGTCCGAGTAGTGCTTACACTACCAGAGAAGAACCAAACCATCATTGATCAG GTGCAGAGGGTAAGCAAACCCCATTATGACGTCAATGTTCTTGAAGTTTCTACGCCTGTATCAGCTGCCGAACTGCGGTCTCTAGCACGAGGACGACTCTTTCTCACGGTTGAAGCGGTCGATTCTCCTGAGAGACGTATTGTAGGCAGTGTCAGACAGAAAGCTGCTTGTGAACTGTACAATGCTCCGTTAGTAGCTGAAAGATTGCCAGCTACACCTGCCCCCGAAGGACTTGCCTTGCTTTACATCGATAAAGAAGGATCTCTCGTCTATGACATACAG GTTGACAATTTGGGTGTGACCGACCCCAAAATCACTTTAGTGGAAGAGCAAGGCAAGCGTCATTCGCAAGTGGAGATCTTGGATACACGAATTGGCGTGTTGGCGAGACCGAGTGCGAGGATTTTCCAACCCTTGTACGAAGAACAGTTAGCAGTACATATAAGTGCAGAAACTG GTCCGCCACTGCTCCGAGGTCGTCTCACATCGAGGATGCTGCCAGATGCGGCAGGGTCTGGCCCGGCGTTGTTACGTCGCACTGGACAAGTTCGTCTGCCTGCCAATATGGCTGGCCTGGCCTGGCTCTCCGTTGATTCGTTGTGTGGACTTTATTATGAG aCGGTAGTCACCGGAGGCAACGCAAGATCCTGGTCGTCCTGGTGGTTGGAGACACACACTGGAGAAGGTGGGGCGAGAGAACTGGGCAGTGAGGAGGGCTGGGTGTTGGAGCCCACGGCTGCAGAGCTCGTGGCCCTGCACGTCGGAGCCGCTTACTTGGAGCTCAGACATGATAACATTACTGTGTTGTTACGCACCAGAGTACCACAG ATTAGCGTGCCTCTATCGTGTCTGCCAGCAGTGCCAGGTACAGCGGACAATGAACTCAGTTCCAAGTTCACGCCCGGGCCAGGGGATGGCCAGGGGCCTGACTATTCCTTGCTTCTACCGAGGATGAACGTCAACTACTGCACGCAAAGGGACAAGTTCTACAAACTTGGGGAGATTTGGACAGATACTGAG ACATGTTCAAAATGTTGGTGTGAGCTGGGCGTGGTTCGTTGCGAGCCGGTGCAATGTCCCATAGTCAACTGCCTGGTGCCCACCATCAAGCCATCTGGACAGTGTTGTCCCATTTGTACTA ATTCGTCAACAGCAGTTTGGTCAGAAAACGGCAGCTGTGTCCTAGCAGGTCAGAGCTATGCTCCGGGCTCCTCCTGGCATCCATACCTAGTGCCGGGAGGCTACGACACGTGCGCCATCTGCACGTGCAACTTCCAAACGAGACAGATACAATGCCCTCGAGTACGATGCCCTCCGCTTAAGTGTAGCGAGAAGGAGGCCTACAGGCCGAATAAGAAGGACTGTTGCCGAGTTTGTCCGCCAGAG gttAAGATAAAGAAACCGGACGAAGAAACACCAAAGGACCAGGGAGCACCCCGCACAGCCGAGGAGATCCTCGCCGAAGGAGGGTGCAAGTTTCCCGACGGACCTTTACCCAACGGCAAGGAGGTGCACCCGTCCATCCACTCGCACGGGGAGCAGAGATGCGTCACGTGCCGGTGCAAG GACGGTGAGGTGACATGCGTGCGCAAGCGTTGCGGGCGTGCCGCGTGCTCGCGGCGGCGCCGCGTGGACGCGTGCTGCGCGTGCGCGC